One segment of Clarias gariepinus isolate MV-2021 ecotype Netherlands chromosome 6, CGAR_prim_01v2, whole genome shotgun sequence DNA contains the following:
- the evi5b gene encoding EVI5-like protein isoform X1: MASQVASPSSLHTAVGSSTVSLSPPGLSPSTPSSTQLSPDEVELLAKLEEQNRLLETDSKSLRSVNGSRRNSGSSLVSSSSASSNLSHLEEDSWILWGRIVNEWDDVRKKKEKQLKELVRKGIPHHFRAIVWQLLCSAQNLPIKDQYSELLKMTSPCEKLIRRDIARTYPEHEFFKEKDSLGQEVLFNVMKAYSLVDREVGYCQGSAFIVGLLLMQMPEEEAFCVFVKLMQDYRLRELFKPSMAELGLCMYQFEYMIQEQLPELHIHFQAQSFHTSMYASSWFLTIFLTSFPLPVATRIFDIFMCEGLEVVFRVGLAILQMNQAELIQLDMEGMLQYFQKVIPHQLDSGPDKVIQVAYQVKYNAKKMKKLEKEYTTIKTKEMEEQVEIKRLRTENRLLKQRIDTLEKESASLADRLIQGQVTRAQEAEENYLIKRELATVKQQNEETSAQLEQAQSSIRQLKQQQQPAKPSPRYTEESILQLETELVQARLKEAESQCALKEMQDKILDIEKRNASLPDESNVVRLQEELIAVKIREAEALTGLKELRQQVRDLEEHWQRHLARTAGRWKDSPRKNSVNELQDELMSVRLREAEVQAELRETRQRLLELETQNQIHSNQLRRAEQESRSLHDRLQILSTQNKLLHSELQESKRKQAEIECKQNKEEVMAVRLREADNMAAMAELQQQISELEIQKEEGRVQGQLNNTDSSQYIRDLKDQIAELRHEIRCLKGQRGLPGLTNFDRIHIVNHYRGDDESYQSSDEDGVKLPLNVPTRQAGGRITLHPQLGDTDSEPDEDGESLRLTVPSNSSHKSTTV, encoded by the exons GTTGTTGGAGACTGATAGCAAATCCCTGCGTTCGGTGAACGGCTCTCGGAGGAACAGTGGCTCCTCGCTGGtgtccagctcctcagcctctTCCAACCTCTCGCACCTGGAGGAGGATTCGTGGATCTTATGGGGACGCATCGTCAACGAGTGGGACGATGTGCGcaagaaaaaggagaaacaacTAAAG GAGTtggtcaggaagggcatcccgCATCACTTCCGGGCGATAGTCTGGCAGCTTCTCTGTAGCGCCCAGAATCTGCCCATAAAGGACCAGTACTCGGAACTGCTGAAGATGACGTCGCCCTGCGAGAAGCTGATCCGCAGAGACATCGCCCGTACATACCCCGAGCACGAGTTCTTCAAGGAGAAAGACAGCCTGGGCCAGGAGGTGCTCTTTAACGTCATGAAG GCCTACTCACTGGTGGACAGGGAAGTAGGATACTGTCAGGGCAGCGCGTTCATTGTCGGCTTGCTGCTCATGCAG atgCCAGAAGAGGAGGCGTTCTGCGTGTTTGTAAAGCTCATGCAGGATTACCGTCTGAGGGAACTGTTCAAACCCAGCATGGCAGAATTGGGTCTCTGCATGTACCAGTTTGAATATATGATTCAG GAGCAGCTGCCTGAGCTGCACATTCATTTCCAGGCCCAGAGTTTCCACACCTCCATGTACGCCTCATCCTGGTTTCTCACCATTTTTCTCACCTCCTTTCCTCTCCCTGTTGCTACAAGAATCTTCGATATATTTATGTGTGAG GGGTTGGAGGTAGTTTTTCGAGTCGGCCTGGCCATCCTTCAGATGAATCAAGCAGAGCTTATTCAGTTGGACATGGAGGGGATGTTACAG TACTTTCAGAAAGTCATCCCTCATCAGTTGGACAGCGGACCAGACAAAGTAATCCAGGTCGCCTATCAGGTCAAGTACAATGCCAAGAAGATGAAAAA GTTAGAGAAGGAGTACACTACTATAAAAACCAAGGAAATGGAGGAGCAGGTGGAGATAAAG AGACTTCGAACAGAGAACAGGCTGCTGAAGCAGAGGATAGACACTCTGGAGAAA GAAAGTGCTTCCTTGGCAGATAGATTGATCCAG GGTCAGGTGACGCGAGCCCAGGAGGCAGAGGAGAATTATCTGATCAAGCGGGAGCTGGCCACTGTGAAACAGCAGAACGAGGAGACCAGCGCGCAGCTCGAGCAGGCCCAAAGCAGCATCAGGCAGCtcaaacaacagcagcagcctgCG AAGCCGAGTCCCCGCTACACAGAGGAGTCCATCCTGCAGTTGGAGACGGAGCTGGTCCAGGCTCGGCTCAAAGAGGCCGAGTCTCAGTGCGCCCTCAAAGAGATGCAGGACAAGATTCTCGACATTGAGAAG AGGAACGCGTCACTGCCTGATGAGAGTAACGTGGTGCGTCTTCAGGAGGAGCTGATCGCTGTAAAGATAAGGGAGGCTGAGGCCCTGACAGGCCTCAAAGAGCTGAGACAGCAAGTACGAGATCTGGAGGAGCATTGGCAG AGACACTTGGCACGCACAGCTGGCCGCTGGAAGGACAGTCCACGGAAGAACTCTGTAAACGAACTTCAGGATGAGCTAATGAGTGTGAGACTACGAGAGGCAGAGGTCCAGGCTGAGCTCCGTGAGACCAGGCAGAGACTGCTGGAACTGGAGACACAG AACCAAATCCATAGCAACCAGTTGCGACGAGCTGAGCAAGAGAGCCGCAGTTTGCATGATCGTTTGCAGATTTTGAGCACACAGAATAAACTGTTGCACTCAGAGCTGCAGGAGTCCAAACGCAAGCAGGCAGAGATTGAGTGTAAG CAGAATAAAGAAGAGGTGATGGCAGTGAGATTAAGAGAGGCCGATAACATGGCTGCCATGGCTGAACTCCAGCAGCAGATCTCCGAGTTGGAGATTCAG AAGGAAGAAGGCCGAGTACAGGGGCAGCTGAACAACACGGACTCCAGCCAGTACATCAGAGACCTCAAAGATCAGATAGCAGAGCTCAGACATGAG ATCCGCTGTTTAAAAGGGCAGAGGGGCTTACCCGGCCTCACCAATTTTGATAGAATCCACATCGTCAATCACTACAGAGGGGACGACGAGTCGTACCAGTCCTCGGATGAAGACGGCGTAAAGCTACCACTTAACGTGCCGACCCGTCAAGCCGGCGGACGCATCACACTCCACCCCCAGCTGGGAGACACAGACAGTGAGCCAGATGAGGACGGAGAGAGTCTGAGGCTCACGGTGCCTTCCAACAGCAGCCATAAGAGCACCACTGTGTGA